The Streptomyces nigra genome includes the window AGGAGCGCGAGCAGCCACGAGCACGACGTCGGACACCGCGACCCCAGGACGAACAACTCCTGCTCCACCGCATCGAGGTGGCCCACCGCGCACTGGACGATCTCGAGCGGGACATCGCCCGGTCCACCGACTCCGCGCCGCTTCGAGTCGGCCACAGGGAACGCGACGTGCCCAGCCTGGACGGGCGGACGTGATGTCGATGCGGTGGTGATCTGCCGACCGTTGCCGGGCCGCCGCCGCGAAGGGGGTGCGAAGGCGAGCTCCTTGCCGCGCCGGCTTGCCGCGACGAGAGCGGCGAAGGGCGAATGCCTGACGCGGGCGGGTCCCTCGCCGTCGCGGCCCATCGAGGGCCGGTCGATCGACGCCGACCCGCGCCGTCCGCCACTGAGAATCGGCGACCGGGGTTCGATGAGCAGGTGCCCGGCTGTGTTCCCTGAGTTCAGCAAGGCCAGGAAGGCGGCGTCCCACAGCAGGTTGGCCGAGGAATCGGCGAGCCGCTCGGCGGACCTCGGGGAGCCCGTATCAAGCGGAGCCGGCCCGGCGGGCTTAGAGCTCCGAACAGAAGTGGAGCCCGGCTCACGACGCCTGGCCCGCACGCTCGCCGCGTTGCCGAAATCCCCTGGTAGCCCCGCTACCAGGGGCTTCAGGCGCCTTGCGATCGCACGCACCGGACGCCGCGAGATGATCGGGCTCCACTTCTGTTCGGAGCTCTTGGCGCGGGCCTGGGGAAGGGGAGTCGGGACGGTTTCGAGATGCGCGAGAGCGGCTCCCCTCGGGCGATGGCGCGCCCGGCGGTCTCTTGCTTCCGCGTGCCTGACCTATTGACGTATCGCGTGACGGACCGAAGAATTCGAGCCATTGTCTGACAACGTTGTCTGCTCGAGAGGTGCCGCACGTGCTGCCGAGATCCCCGATGGACCGCCGCCGCTTCATCCAACTCCTCGGCGCCACAAGTGCGCTGGCCTCCCTGCCTCTCGCCATCGGCAGCGGCACGGCTCTGGCCCACGGACGACAGCGGAGCCACACGGCATCCGACCCGGTGGCGGACATCTATCACCGGGTCCTGCTGAACCACACCCGTTGGACCGAATCCCAGTGGGACGCGGCTCGTGGCTACTACACGGACAAGGACTTCGGCTTCGCCGTCGTGCTCGGCCATGCGGTTCTGCTCACCCGCGGCAGCTACGACGAGGTCCGAGCGGGGACGGAGAAGCAGGTCCTCAAGGCTCGGACGATTGCGACCATCAAGCACTTCGCCGCGTCCAACAGACTGGCGGGCGGCACCCAATGGGGCCGGACACTGTTCTTCGACACCACGTTCCAGCTGTACTTCGTTCTCGCCGCGAGGCTGCTGTGGGACGACCTCGACGAGACCACTCGCTCCCGTGTCGACACCATCGCCCGAGAACAGGCCGCCTACACCACGGCGTTGGGCACGGGAAACGACCCGGCTTCGGGCAGCTGGACCCCTCGGGGCCTGCTCGGCGGCCACGAAGGAGACACCAAGCTCGAGGAGATGGGTGTCTACGCGCAGTCCCTGGCCCCGGGGCTGGCCTGGGCCGCGGACGACCCACGGCACGGTGACTGGGCCACAGCCTTCGGCGCGTGGTCGCGCAACGAGGCCGGACTGCCCCAGGCGGATCTGGCGAACCCGGCGCTCGTAGACGGGGTTTCCGTCTCCGACAACACCGCCCGCAACCTGTACGACACCTTCATCGTCGAGAACCACGGCTCGTTCGGACCCCACTACCAGGAGGAACTGTGGCGCACATCGGGCCGTAATGCCGCCCACTTCATCGCCGCGAGCCGGCCGCTGCCCCAGGTACTCACCAACCAGCCGAACGCCGACCAGCTGTGGAGCACCCTCCTCGGCGTGATGAGCGATGCCGGTGAGCCGCTGATGCCCATGGTCGACGACCGGGAGCACCTCTACGGCCGTGACGTCATCCCGCTCGCCTTCCTCGCCCAGGTGGTGGGGAACAGGGCCGCCGCCCGGGCGGAAGTCGCCTTGGCGGAGCGACTGGAGGCGTACCAGAGCTACCCGCCGGAATTCCGGATCGCGAAGTTCTCGGGCGAACCGAAGTACGAGCCGGAGGCCCGGGCGGAAGTCGCCATCAGCTACCTCCTGCACCTGTGGGCGAACGAACAGGGCCGTACGGTCCGCCCCCTCTCGGCGGACGAGCTGTTCGAACACGCTGCGGGTGTCACCGACTTCGGCCCCGGACCCGGCCTGGTGTCGCACCAGACGCCCACGGCATGGGCAGGTGCCGTGACCAAGCCCGGATTCGTGAAGTTCGCCTGGCAACCCGGCCACGACGACTGGCTCTTCAAGCTCAGCGGGTCCACGCCGATGTTCCTGCCGACGACCTCCCTCAAGGCGACGCGGCGCCAGGTGCGGACCTACCGCAGGATCCGGGACGGATTCGACGGCAGCGCCACGATGCTCCAGGTGGGGTCCGGGTACGCCGGATTCACCACGCTGCCCACCGGTGGCGTCGTGTACGCGACGTCAGGCGTCGCCGCGGGGGAGGGACGTCTGGAGATCCACAATCTGACCATGCCGGGCGTGCCCGGCCTGACCGGGGCGCGGACCTACCGCTTCGCCGAGGGAAGCGCCACCGTGGCCTCGGCAGACTCCCGGCCGGCCACATCGGCCGCGCGTGTCGACGAGGTGACGTTCGCGCGCACCGAGGTGCGGCATCTGCGCATGCTCGGTGTGCGGCCCGACCCCACCTACGGATACTCGCTCTTCGCGTTCGAAGCGCGCGACGGAGCGGACGGCGCCGATCTGGCCCGGACCGGTACGGCCACCGCCTCCTCCTACGACACCGGCAAGGAGCCGGCGCTGGCGGTGGACGGCAGCCCGACGACCCGGTGGGCGGTGTCACGGGGCGACCGCCCCCGCGCGGACAGCTGGCTGGCTGTCGATCTCGGGGCTCCGCACGCGGTGGACCGGGTCACCCTGCGCTGGGAGGCCGCCGCAGGGCGTGCCTATACGCTGCAGGGGTCGGCGGACGGACTTCAGTGGGAGGACCTTGCCTCCTGGCCGGTGCCCGACGTCACCAGCCGGGGCGGATGGCTGGACGTCGACGGCCGCGCGGGCCTGGTGGTGCGAGGGGCCGCCTCCGGGCTGACGGTCCACCAGGACGAGATCATTCTGGCCGACGGGCCGGCCGCGCCTCTCCTCGTCGAGGGACTCCCCGGCGCCTCGCCGCGTACCCTGCGCGAGCGCTCCACGGCGCCCACGCCACGAACGGACTCCGAAGCCGTCCGCGCCGCCCTCACCGACGAGCACCTCAGCCTGTTCAACCTGTCGGACGAGCCCGTCACCACGCGCGTCGACGTACCGCAGACCGGGAGCCCGAGGCTGCTGTTCGAGGGACACCAGACCCTCACCGAGGGCGGTACCGCCTACGACGCCGAACTCGACGCGGGCGAAGCCCGGCTGCTGCCACCACGGCTTACCGTGCGCCCGCTCGACAGCCGCCCTCTGCCTGTGGGTCTGCGGGCGCGTGTGGTCGACGGCGCGACGGTCGAACTGACGGGGCCCGCCTGCCGCGTGCAGGTGACCGCCCAAGGGCGCAGTGAGGTGGCGGTGGTCCGCGCGGGCCGCACCACGACGGTCACGGTGAAGCGGGCCACCGCCTACCCTCTGCGCGATCTGGCACTGGGGTGCACGGTGTTCCCGACCAGCCCATTGCCGCCAGGCATGTCGGACCCGTCCGCCGCCGTCGACGGCGATCCGGCGACGGCGTGGACCCCCGGCCCGAACGGCCGCCTGGTCGTCGACCTGGGCGCCCGGCACCGTGTCCGCGACATCCGCACGGAATGGACCAGCGGCCACGTGCCCGGACTACGCGCCGAGTTCAGCGGTGACGGCCTCACCTACACCCCGGCCGGTCAGCTCACGGGCCGCGGACGCGACCGGCACCTCAGCACGGACATCACCGCCCGCTACGTGGCCCTGGCGACCGACGCGGGACACGAGGGCGGGGCCCGCCTGAAGCATCTGTCCCTGCAGTGACGTGCCAGGGGCGCTCCAGGCCGACCGTTCACCCACGGCGCCGTGGCCCTGCATTTCCCCGACCCCCTGCTGCCGGCCGGGAGGGCCGGAGACGCCGACGGTCACGAGGGGGACACAATGCCCATGGTCGGGCCCATGGCCGGCCCGACCACAACCCTCACCGCGGGCTCGCGGGGCTGCGGACATCCGCGTCATCTGCCGGCGTTCGGTCGGCGGATGACGTGAACGCCCGGCCGCCGCGCCCTTCCTGCCGCACCCCGGTGAGCGCGGTCCGCGGGTGCGCGACAGGACACCAACAGGCCCCGAGGGGGCTGCCTGCGCGTCGGTACACCTCGCTCTGCGTAACCGGACAACCGAGGCCATGGGGCGGTACTGCGCACCGGCAGCACTCGACGCGACTGCGCGCACGTCTCTGTCCGGTGCGCAGTCACGAACCGCGCGGCTGGCCCGCCGGACACCTCGGTCGGCAGATGATGACGGACCTGAGCCGAGCACGGTAGGTGTCATCAAGGCCCTCCGTCGGCCTGCGGTTTCGACGGGACGAAGCAGCTCTGGTCGTCACCGGTGAGGCAAGCGGTTCGTCACACGCCCTGACTCGGCGGCATTCCTGGGCCCCCCGACATGAGGGTGCGTGGCAGGTCGACAGTTCATTGGATCAGGTCGGTGTGTGGATGGTCGGGGGAGGTCGGGCACACGTAGATCTGCATGTTGTCCGTGCTGCCTACTTCCACCCTTGTCGGCTGCGAGGGGTACCGGACCAGGCCGCGAGAGCCAGCGAGCGCGGTGGCCTGCTCTTCCTGCGGCGCCCAACTGCGACCCTCACCACCGTTCCACTCCCGGGAAGCAATCGTCAGCAGCGGGACCATCTGGACTCCGCAGGTAGCACAGTGACGGGGGATGGGATCGGTGCGGCCCCAAGGTGGCCAACCACCGACCTTCCAGCCGGGTGCGTTGCCCAGATGAAGGGAGTAGAACTCGCGCGGATAGGGCGCGTAGGAGCTGTCCAGGCCGGCACCGGCCGTCTGCCACCTGTTCCAGTCCTCCAGCATCCGCTGCAGCTCCGGGCTCAGATCCAGGCTGTTGGGGTACTCGGTGATCGCCTCTGGCGCCAGCACGCAGGGCTCTGGCACATAACCCGGATAGTCCGCCTCGTACGGTTCCGGCGGTGTGCTGTGGATGTCGCCGACCTCCGCGGCCGACCGCCAGAACACCGCAGTCGCCGGCTTGCAGTCCGGTTCGTGTTCGTACGGGCACCATAGAACCTGAAGCAGATCGGCCTGCCCGGGCGGCCGCAGCAGGGGTATGTCACGCAGGAACAGCTGGGCTACGGGCAACAGCGGGACCGGGCATTCGGCGGGCCAGGGAGGGCCGGCGTCGAGCCACGCGGCAGCGCGTTCCTCGAGCGCTTCCTCCTCGGGCGTGTACGCCGGAGGCCGGTCATCAGGGCGCCACCAGGACTGCAGCCGTCTTTGGCGCCGCACCTCGGTCAGCGACTCACGAAATCCAGTGTCCACGTGCAGATGCACGTCTTCGCAGTGCGGCCACGGCTCCCCTGCCGGCCACAGCAACGGGCCGCCGACCGAGCTGTCCCTGACCGAAGGCGACCCCGGACGTGGGTGCAATCGGATGGCAGGTCGGGCCAACGGGGCCAGTTCCGGGAAGACCGCGGTCACCTGGACGGGCCGCGGCGGAGTAGTACGTACGAAAGCCATGCCGGTGATCCTGTCACCAGCCACCGACAGTCCGCTGCGGCCTCAACCCGCATCACCGCTCAACCAGCCACAACGCCCACCGACCCGGCCACGGTGACGACAAGCCTGCCTGCGTGACGACTGTCGTGCCTCAGCTCACAGACCTCCGTAGATCATTTACGGGACAGCCCCTACTGCTGTGACCGGGCAGGTTCGCGAGCCGGTGATCTCTTCGGCCCGCACCTCGCGGCGGTTCCGGTTCCTTGCGGTTCTTCGTGGACCGGGCGGACGACAGGATCAGGAGCGCCAGCCGCCTCCCCGACACAGGCGTGCCGGGCCGGACGGTGCCGCGGCTGCGACCTCCGTCCGGCCCGGGGTCTCAGGTGTGGCTCACGAGCCGTGGGTGCTCGTACTCGCAGGCGTCGTCGATGCCGTGGGTGTCCCAGGCGGGGAAGGGACTGTCCGGCGGCAGCTTCTCACCGTCGTCCGTCAGGCATTCGGTGAGCGCCGAGTGGAGCGCTTCGGCGTCCAGGTGGGTGCCGATGAAGACCAGTTCCTGGGCCTCGGTGCCACCGGAGTCCTGGGCGGGGGAGGGCTCGAAGCGTGCGACGGAGCCGGCCTGGGACCACAGGCCCGTCACGAGCGGGCGGTCGGCCAGGGTGAAGAAGCCCTTGGACCGCAGGATCTCCCCGTACCGTCCGCTGTCCATCCCCTCGGTGACGAACTCCCACAACCGCACGGGGTGGAAGGCCCGTTCCGAGCGGAAGACGGTGGAGGAGATGCGGTACTCCTCCGTCTCGGGGACATGGTCGCCGTTGAGCTCCATGAGCCAGCCATGTGCTTGCTGAGCCCGTTCCAGGTCGAACAGACCGGTGCCCAGGACTTCCCTGCCGTCCACGTGCCCGTGCACGGCCGACACGATGCGGGCCGCCGGGCTGAGGCGGGTGAGGGTCGCCCGCAGCCGGTCGGCGGCGGACGCGTCGACCAGGTCCAGCTTGTTGAGGACGATGACGTCCGCGAACTCGATCTGGTCCATCAGCAGGTCGCTGACGGTGCGTTCGTCGTTCTCGTACTGGTCCAGGCCGCGTGCGACCAGGTCGTCGCCACCGGCCAGTTCGGGGAGGAAGTTGGCCGCGTCGACGACCGTGACCATCGTGTCCAGGCGGGCGAGGTCGCCCAGCGTGGCGCCGTCGTCACGGGCGAACGCGAAGGTCGCCGCGACCGGCATGGGCTCGGAGATGCCGCTGGACTCGATGAGCAGGTAGTCGAACCGGCCCTCGCGGGCCAGTCGGTCCACCTCGACCAGGAGGTCGTCACGGAGGGTGCAGCAGATGCACCCGTTGGTCATCTCGACCAGCTTCTCCTCCGTCCGTGACAGGGCGGCCTCGCCGCCGCGCACCAGCGCCGCGTCGATATTGATCTCGCTCATGTCGTTGACGATCACCGCGACGCGGAGCCCTTCGCGGTTGGTCAGCACATGGTTGAGCAACGAGGTCTTTCCGGCGCCCAGGAAGCCCGAGAGGACCGTCACCGGCAGCCGCGTGGGCGCGGGCTCAGCCATCGGGGCGCAGCAGGCCGCGCTCGTACGCCTTGGCCAGACGCCGAGGGACCAGGTGGGCCACGCCGTCGACGGTGACGGGGACCAGTTGGGGCGTCGCCGCCTTCCATCGGGCGCGGCGGTGGCGAGTGTTGGAGCGGGACGTCTTCCGCTTGGGAACAGCCATGGGAAGTGACCTCCTCGGTGAGTGCGTGGGTGCGACCAGGACTCTACATGAAAATGGTAACCATGAGCAGAAGGGCTTCCTTGGCGCCGCGTGCGCATCCCTGGGGGCAGGTGTGCCGCCCGGGGTGGCGGGTGCCGTGGTCGGGCGTGGTGGGGTCGTGGATACGCCCGGTCGTGGCTCCGCCGAGCCGCGACCGGGCGCCTGCCTTCCGGGGTTACCCGGCGGTCACCAGGACGACTTGGTGACTCCGGGAAGGAATCCGGCGTGTGCCTGCTCACGCATCCGGACGCGGGAGAGGCCGAACTTGCGCAGGTGCCCGCGGGGTCGGCCGTCCACGCTGTCGCGGTTGCGGACCCGGGTCGCGCTGGCGTCGCGCGGCTGACGGCGCAACTCTGCGACGGCTGCGGCGCGTTCGGTGTCCGGGGTGCTGGAGCGGCGGATGATCCGCTTGAGTTCGGCGCGGCGGGCGGCGTGTCGCCCGACGATCTCCTTGCGCTTCTCGTTCTGTGCGATCTTGCTCTTCTTCGCCATCAGACCTTCCCTCCCCGGGCGCGGATGCGGGCGACCGCAGCCTCGACGCCGATGCTGTCGACGGTCTTGATCGCCTTGGCGCTCAGTGTCAGCCGGACGTGCCGGCCCTCGCTCGCCAGCCAGTAGCGCTTGCTCTGGATGTTCGGGTCGAAGCGGCGCGAGGTGCGCCGGTGCGAGTGGGAGATCTTGTTGCCGAAGCCCGGCTTGGCGCCGGTCAGTTGGCAGTGGGCGGACAAGGGGTTACCTGCCTTTTCGTAGTCGGGTCACGGGTTCTGGTTTTAGAAATGAAAACCGTTGTCATATATTACCGGCATGGCACGCAACGAACGCCGCCCCGTCATCAAGCTCCGCTCCACCGCCGGCACCGGCTTCACCTACGTCACCCGCAGGAACCGCCGCAACGAGCCGGACCGGATGGTGCTGCGCAAGTACGACCCGATCGCCCGCAAGCACGTCGACTTCCGCGAGGAACGCTGACCCGTCCGTGGCCTCCACCCGACCTCTGTGACCTCGAAGGACACCTCATGAAGCCCGCAATCCACCCCGCCTACGGCCCCGTCGTCTTCCGCGACCGGGCGGCGAACTACGCCTTTCTCACCCGCTCCACCATGACCAGCGACAAGACGATCGAGTGGGAGGACGGCAACACCTACCCGGTCGTCGACGTCGAGATCTCGAACATGAGCCACCCCTTCTACACCGGCACGGCGCGCGTCCTGGACACCGCCGGACGGGTCGAGCGGTTCGAGCGCCGTTACGGCCGGATCGGGGAGAAGTGATGGAGAGGCAGGCCCGGTTGCCCGTCGTGATCGTCGGCGGGCTGCACTCCGCGGCGCGAAAGGAAGCCGTGGATGGTCTGCTGCGCACCGTGCCCGGCAGCACCGCACTCCACCACGACCTGTCCGCCGCGGCCGACGGCACCGTGCTCCGCCTGGTGCGGGACGCCTCGGGAGAGCTGTCCCGCGGCGTCACGCCGCTCATCAACGACTGCGCCTGCTGCGCTCTGCGCGAGGATCTGGTGCCCGAGCTGGAGCGGCTCGCCGACAGCGGCCTCACCCGGCTCGCCGTCGTCGAACTGTGGGACTCCGTCGAGCCGAGGGCGATGGCCGAAGTCATCGCCGCACATGGCGCCGGCGTACTCGAACTCACCAACGTGATCACGGCCGTCGACCCGGCGCTCGTCCTGCCCTGCATCGGCAACGGCGACGACCTCGCCGAGGCGGGCCTCGCCGCAGCGGCCACCGACCAGCGCACGGTCGGCGACACCTGGGCCCGGCAGCTGGAATACGCCCCCGTCCTCGCCGTCGTCGACAGCGACCTGGCCGATGACGAGGACCGGGCACTGCTCACCCAGCTCCACCCGACTGCCCGCCGGGCGCCGGCTGGATCAGCAGAGCTCGCCCAACTGGCCTTCGCGGGCTTCGATGTCGAAGCCGCGGCCGCCGCACAGCACCCCGCCTGCGCCCTCCTCCCGCAGGACGCCGACGAGGCCGGCGTCGCCACCTTCGTCTGGCACCGCGCCCGGCCCTTCCACCCCGAACGTCTCTACCAGGCGCTCGAGGACCTGTGCTGCGCCGCCGCCCGCAGTCGCGGCCGGTTCTGGCTCGCCGACCGCCCCGACACCCTGCTCGCCTGGGACTGCGCCGGTGGCGCCCTGTGCGTGGAGAGCACCGGACCGTGGCTCGCCGCACTGCCGGACGCCGCCTGGGAGATGGTCCCGCCCGTGCGCCGGGCGGCCGCCGCGCTGGACTGGCACGACGAGCACGGCGATCGCTGCCAGCACCTGGTCTTCACCTCACCCGGCCTCGACCGGGACAACATCGAGCAGCTCCTGGACTCCTGCCTGCTCACCGACACGGAGTACGCCGCAGGCCGGGAGGTGTGGAAGCACCTGCCGCGCGCCTTCGACGCCCTTCTCGACGCCGCCTGACCGCCTCGGCACAGGCAGGCACCCGCAAAGAACCGACCCGACGTACCAAAGGAACCCTGATGGCCCGCCGTCACGACCCCCGCAAGCCGCTCAAGTCGTCTCCGAACCCCCTCGACGCGGCAGGAATCACCTACATCGACTACAAGGACACCGACCTGCTGCGGAAGTTCATCTCCGACCGCGGCAAGATCCGCAGCCGCCGCGTCACCCGTGTGACCGCCCAGCAGCAGCGGCAGATCGCCGCCGCCATCAAAAACGCACGTGAGATGGCGCTGCTGCCCTACTCCAGCAGGTGACGCCGGGTGAGCGGAGCACGGCATCGGCTCCGACGTCGACAGCGAGGAGCCCCGGGCGGTTCGCGAACGCGAGGCGGTCGCCCTGGCCGCGCAGGGTCTGTGCAACAGCGAGACCGCCGACCGCCTGGTCATCAGTCCGGCGACCGCCAAGACCCACATCACCGGGCCATGACCAAGCTCCACGCCCGCGACCGTGCTCAACTCGTGGTTTTCGCCTATGAATCCGGCCTGGTGACTCCAAGCGGCTCCTAAAGACAGAGCCGCTTCCAGGTGCCACCGAAAGGTGGGTGCCGGGACGGGCCATCAGCCGGACCAAGTGAGCCCGTAGGCACGTGCGGGACCACGAACGACTTTCCCAGCACCGCGAAGCGCGGTCTGGACATCGATCACCCTGATGACCCGCCGCCTGACCCGGCCGCTGGATGGAACGGCCCGTACCGTCACCACCTCCCCGGACTTCACGAGCTCCGCCAGAAATAGGTCCTTGCACTGTCTCCCTGAAGCGGGGGCGAACGTGGTCACGCCCGTCTTCGCGGCGGCTCCGGCCGCCGACGCACTGCCACGAGGCGTGAGAGATCGTCCGGCCCGCGCGGACCGTCCGCCCGACGGAGTGGGGAATCGCGGTCATTCCCGACACGCATGGACTGGACCGGGTCACCCGGACCGGTCGGGGCGCTGCCAGGGTGGGGCCGGACGGCTCACCGCGGCGACGGGCGCCGACGCCTCAACGCTCCTCGTACGGGTCCGTCGGCTCGGTGATCGGCCGGACGTACGTGGCCTCCAGGACCGGGGGCCAGGCAGCCGCCGAGCCGAGCCGGCCTCTGGGGAACCAGGTGCCGGTCACCGTCACCCACGTGTCGGTCTCCGGTGCCCGCACGCCACGGACCTCCGCCATGACCGCCGTCGCGTCGGCCGCGCAGCACGCGACCCGCAGCCGGGTCACGTACCAGGTGCCGTCGTCGTCACGGGTGACGAAACCGGTGAGCCGCACCGTGCGGTCCCGCAGCGAGAAGCCGCTGTCGTACGCGGCCCGGGAACCGAACTCGGCCAGGCTCAGCTCCACCGGGTCACGGGCAGGCAGTGCGGGGAAGGTGCCGACGAACTTCTCGGCACGCCCGGCTTCTTCCCGTGCCGCACTGTAAGAACCCAGCGCAGGAGGGGGGAAGCAGAGCAGGGCGACGGCGGGCAGGGCGAGCAGCCAGGCGACACGAGGAGCGCCGGCATGGGCGTGTGCGTGCTCAAGCTGACCGCGCCCGTCGGCCTTGTCGGCGCCCTCCCGTGCCGCTCGGGCCGTCAGCGCGCCTCGCACCAGACCGAGAAGCGCCAGCAGCGCACCGGAGGCGATCAGGTACGGCCGCAGTCCGGCCTGTACGTAACGGAGGTAGAGCTCGCTGAAGAGCGAGACGCGCAGCACCGCGGCGCCGACGAGCAGCAACAGTGCGGCGGAACCGTACTTCCTCACAGCAGCCACCACCCCACCAGGACACTGCCGGCCACCGCTGTCACCCAGGTGACGGACGAGAACCGGAGGGCGAAGCCCCGCCCGAACGTGCCCGTCTGGAGGGCGAAGAGCTTCAGATCGACCATCGGCCCGACCACCATGAACGCCAACTGGGCCACCGGCCCGAATCCGCTCAGCGACGCAGCCACGAAGGCGTCCGCCTCGCTGCACACGCACAGCACCACCGCGAGCAGCGCCAGGAGCAGCA containing:
- a CDS encoding discoidin domain-containing protein, yielding MDRRRFIQLLGATSALASLPLAIGSGTALAHGRQRSHTASDPVADIYHRVLLNHTRWTESQWDAARGYYTDKDFGFAVVLGHAVLLTRGSYDEVRAGTEKQVLKARTIATIKHFAASNRLAGGTQWGRTLFFDTTFQLYFVLAARLLWDDLDETTRSRVDTIAREQAAYTTALGTGNDPASGSWTPRGLLGGHEGDTKLEEMGVYAQSLAPGLAWAADDPRHGDWATAFGAWSRNEAGLPQADLANPALVDGVSVSDNTARNLYDTFIVENHGSFGPHYQEELWRTSGRNAAHFIAASRPLPQVLTNQPNADQLWSTLLGVMSDAGEPLMPMVDDREHLYGRDVIPLAFLAQVVGNRAAARAEVALAERLEAYQSYPPEFRIAKFSGEPKYEPEARAEVAISYLLHLWANEQGRTVRPLSADELFEHAAGVTDFGPGPGLVSHQTPTAWAGAVTKPGFVKFAWQPGHDDWLFKLSGSTPMFLPTTSLKATRRQVRTYRRIRDGFDGSATMLQVGSGYAGFTTLPTGGVVYATSGVAAGEGRLEIHNLTMPGVPGLTGARTYRFAEGSATVASADSRPATSAARVDEVTFARTEVRHLRMLGVRPDPTYGYSLFAFEARDGADGADLARTGTATASSYDTGKEPALAVDGSPTTRWAVSRGDRPRADSWLAVDLGAPHAVDRVTLRWEAAAGRAYTLQGSADGLQWEDLASWPVPDVTSRGGWLDVDGRAGLVVRGAASGLTVHQDEIILADGPAAPLLVEGLPGASPRTLRERSTAPTPRTDSEAVRAALTDEHLSLFNLSDEPVTTRVDVPQTGSPRLLFEGHQTLTEGGTAYDAELDAGEARLLPPRLTVRPLDSRPLPVGLRARVVDGATVELTGPACRVQVTAQGRSEVAVVRAGRTTTVTVKRATAYPLRDLALGCTVFPTSPLPPGMSDPSAAVDGDPATAWTPGPNGRLVVDLGARHRVRDIRTEWTSGHVPGLRAEFSGDGLTYTPAGQLTGRGRDRHLSTDITARYVALATDAGHEGGARLKHLSLQ
- a CDS encoding GTP-binding protein — encoded protein: MAEPAPTRLPVTVLSGFLGAGKTSLLNHVLTNREGLRVAVIVNDMSEINIDAALVRGGEAALSRTEEKLVEMTNGCICCTLRDDLLVEVDRLAREGRFDYLLIESSGISEPMPVAATFAFARDDGATLGDLARLDTMVTVVDAANFLPELAGGDDLVARGLDQYENDERTVSDLLMDQIEFADVIVLNKLDLVDASAADRLRATLTRLSPAARIVSAVHGHVDGREVLGTGLFDLERAQQAHGWLMELNGDHVPETEEYRISSTVFRSERAFHPVRLWEFVTEGMDSGRYGEILRSKGFFTLADRPLVTGLWSQAGSVARFEPSPAQDSGGTEAQELVFIGTHLDAEALHSALTECLTDDGEKLPPDSPFPAWDTHGIDDACEYEHPRLVSHT
- the rpmF gene encoding 50S ribosomal protein L32 is translated as MAVPKRKTSRSNTRHRRARWKAATPQLVPVTVDGVAHLVPRRLAKAYERGLLRPDG
- the rpsN gene encoding 30S ribosomal protein S14, which codes for MAKKSKIAQNEKRKEIVGRHAARRAELKRIIRRSSTPDTERAAAVAELRRQPRDASATRVRNRDSVDGRPRGHLRKFGLSRVRMREQAHAGFLPGVTKSSW
- the rpmB gene encoding 50S ribosomal protein L28, with amino-acid sequence MSAHCQLTGAKPGFGNKISHSHRRTSRRFDPNIQSKRYWLASEGRHVRLTLSAKAIKTVDSIGVEAAVARIRARGGKV
- the rpmG gene encoding 50S ribosomal protein L33, which translates into the protein MARNERRPVIKLRSTAGTGFTYVTRRNRRNEPDRMVLRKYDPIARKHVDFREER
- a CDS encoding type B 50S ribosomal protein L31, encoding MKPAIHPAYGPVVFRDRAANYAFLTRSTMTSDKTIEWEDGNTYPVVDVEISNMSHPFYTGTARVLDTAGRVERFERRYGRIGEK
- a CDS encoding CobW family GTP-binding protein yields the protein MERQARLPVVIVGGLHSAARKEAVDGLLRTVPGSTALHHDLSAAADGTVLRLVRDASGELSRGVTPLINDCACCALREDLVPELERLADSGLTRLAVVELWDSVEPRAMAEVIAAHGAGVLELTNVITAVDPALVLPCIGNGDDLAEAGLAAAATDQRTVGDTWARQLEYAPVLAVVDSDLADDEDRALLTQLHPTARRAPAGSAELAQLAFAGFDVEAAAAAQHPACALLPQDADEAGVATFVWHRARPFHPERLYQALEDLCCAAARSRGRFWLADRPDTLLAWDCAGGALCVESTGPWLAALPDAAWEMVPPVRRAAAALDWHDEHGDRCQHLVFTSPGLDRDNIEQLLDSCLLTDTEYAAGREVWKHLPRAFDALLDAA
- the rpsR gene encoding 30S ribosomal protein S18, which gives rise to MARRHDPRKPLKSSPNPLDAAGITYIDYKDTDLLRKFISDRGKIRSRRVTRVTAQQQRQIAAAIKNAREMALLPYSSR
- a CDS encoding TIGR03943 family putative permease subunit — protein: MRKYGSAALLLLVGAAVLRVSLFSELYLRYVQAGLRPYLIASGALLALLGLVRGALTARAAREGADKADGRGQLEHAHAHAGAPRVAWLLALPAVALLCFPPPALGSYSAAREEAGRAEKFVGTFPALPARDPVELSLAEFGSRAAYDSGFSLRDRTVRLTGFVTRDDDGTWYVTRLRVACCAADATAVMAEVRGVRAPETDTWVTVTGTWFPRGRLGSAAAWPPVLEATYVRPITEPTDPYEER